The following coding sequences are from one Humulus lupulus chromosome X, drHumLupu1.1, whole genome shotgun sequence window:
- the LOC133805597 gene encoding uncharacterized protein LOC133805597, which yields MFNISSIKSPGPDGYGSTFFKVLWQDIGDEVCRAIGQFFETCIIPEELLNTTLSLVPKVDNPNRAVDYRPIAYDLLLFCKGSLSTVKVLKNVIGEFSSVTGLQINESKSQVYFGGVSAAEKLQKSTELNLSEGSFPLKYLGVPMRPTKWKHEDFLFGLRNYWMSIFVLPQSIIKEVERLCHGFLWGVNGNRSKIHMASWAKVCLPKAYGGLGFRNGQVWNHAILAKYMWEISEKHDLLWVKWINTIYLKGSNFWSYRLPLDTSWYWRKLCKLRGKFSYEDIKAAGLSGKFQSSILYNSALSQQQVGYYQAVWCRLSLPKHRFLLWQVVNAQLLTCDNMLRFRVPLESLLCPVCGSFVESHSHLFFDCTLSKQVLDHIFNWMAFRAWPYEFDSWRTWLSSRNHGFLFHINNMILAAVVYSIWRNRNGCIFDNFSRTATSIASEVKSIIQHRLYIVSKKKLSSQEQRVLTKITM from the exons ATGTTCAATATTTCTAGTATTAAATCTCCGGGCCCAGATGGCTATGGTTCAACTTTCTTTAAGGTGCTGTGGCAGGACATTGGTGATGAAGTTTGTAGAGCAATAGGTCAATTTTTTGAGACATGTATCATACCAGAAGAGCTGCTGAATACTACGTTGTCCTTGGTCCCTAAAGTTGACAATCCTAATAGGGCAGTGGATTACAGGCCCATTGCAT ATGACTTGCTGCTATTTTGTAAAGGTTCCCTGTCAACAGTTAAAGTTCTTAAGAATGTGATTGGGGAGTTTAGTTCTGTTACAGGGCTTCAAATCAATGAGAGTAAATCTCAGGTTTACTTTGGGGGAGTTTCAGCTGCTGAAAAACTCCAGAAATCTACTGAGTTGAATCTGTCAGAGGGATCATTTCCTCTTAAATACCTTGGTGTCCCTATGAGACCTACCAAATGGAAGCATGAAGACT TTCTGTTTGGGCTGAGGAActattggatgagtatttttGTCCTTCCCCAAAGCATAATTAAGGAAGTTGAGCGTCTTTGTCATGGTTTTCTATGGGGAGTTAATGGCAATAGGAGCAAGATACATATGGCTTCTTGGGCGAAGGTCTGTCTTCCTAAAGCATATGGGGGTCTTGGATTCAGAAATGGACAAGTTTGGAACCATGCTATCTTAGCTAAGTATATGTGGGAGATCTCTGAGAAGCATGATTTGCTGTGGGTAAAATGGATAAACACAATCTATCTGAAAGGCTCAAACTTCTGGTCCTATAGGTTGCCTCTGGAtactagctggtattggaggaaattaTGCAAATTGAGAGGCAAATTCAGTTATGAAGATATCAAGGCTGCTGGTTTATCTGGGAAATTCCAATCATCTATCCTATACAATAGTGCTCTGAGCCAACAACAGGTTGGTTACTATCAAGCAGTATGGTGTAGATTATCTTTGCCTAAGCACAGGTTCTTGTTATGGCAAGTAGTTAATGCTCAGTTGCTTACTTGTGATAACATGCTTCGATTCAGAGTGCCTCTTGAATCTCTTCTGTGCCCGGTCTGTGGTAGTTTTGTTGAAAGTCACTCCCATCTGTTCTTTGACTGTACTCTGTCAAAGCAGGTGTTGGATCATATATTCAACTGGATGGCATTCAGAGCTTGGCCTTATGAGTTTGATAGCTGGAGGACCTGGCTCTCTAGCAGAAATCATGGCTTCCTTTTTCATATAAATAACATGATTTTAGCAGCTGTGGTATATAGCATCTGGAGGAATCGCAATGGTTGTATTTTTGACAATTTTTCTAGGACTGCTACTAGTATAGCTTCTGAAGTTAAATCCATAATACAACATCGACTCTACATTGTAAGTAAGAAGAAGCTATCTTCCCAGGAGCAAAGAGTTTTAACAAAAATTACAATGTAA